Genomic window (Euleptes europaea isolate rEulEur1 chromosome 8, rEulEur1.hap1, whole genome shotgun sequence):
gcagcttcatgtgctcacccCCTCCCGCTCCCATTTTTGCCATCCGGCAGGCCTTTCTTTAATGGGAAGCATCCCTGCTTGCCTTGGCAATTTCCCTCCCTTCCGGCTAAGGTGGCAGACTGAACATGTGCagcatctatgtgtgtgtgtgtgtggagggggggggaagggggtggcgAGCCTGGGGCTTCGCTGGTGCCTCCGCGGGttgctttttctttccttctgcctGGAGAAAgatcttcctgaccccaaaccaACAACTCTCCTGtacccccccgcctccccccctcAAAACTCTGCCGCGATCCCGCAgccgagccccccaccccccgcggcgTCCTGAAAaaaacctctcctcccctgctagGTTGGAAGACGAAATGTACGACGAAGACGGCAACACCCTTCCCGACTACGGCTTCGACAGCGACCCCATCGGGATGGGCGACCCTTCCTCCATGCTGGACGACATGTACACCTTGTACTACCCGCCGGAAAAGAGGTGATCCACGCCGGAGgagcgggtggggtggggctgcgggcggtggggtggtggggagaaggtTTCCGAAGGATTTCAGCTTTGTCTTGGCCAGgactggagggggaggagaaaggaggcgcTCGGACCAATGATCTAGGAGACTCCCGCGTCAAACCTATAGATGGAGAACAGACGGGGTGGAGGGAGATCACCACGGGTAGCGGTGTTAGTCTGTCGCTGgcggcagaaaagagcaagagtccagcagcacccttaatggccattgatgcacgggaggttttggcttggatttgttgctctctagatgcacactttccccatccgaatcctcagaactctgcatgggggcttttatCGTGGAGTTTTGAGAACGTggttgggaaaatgtgcatctagagagcggcaaatccaaggcaaaacctcccctgcgtagatggctcacaaaatttctggcagggtttgtgtgtggggggtgggggtggggaggtggtagAGAAGGAAGATCGCAGGCAAAACGAGGCTTACCTTCCAAACGGCCCCAGGCAGGGAAAGGCCGCAAGAAGCCGCCCCCTCCGTCCTGCCCCTGAAACTGACCAGGGGGGGTCCTGCCAGCCGGGCGCTCCGGGAAAGAGCCGGGGGCGGCGGGTGGGAGCGCCGCAGCCCAGACGGCGCGGCCTGCTGTCCCTGGcttttccttcctcctctgtgccgcagattcccccccacccccgccagggTCGCTTCCGGATTTTTAGTTTGGGATCCAGACCGCTGTTCTCACTTGCTctgccctctcccccctccctggtttCTTTCTTTAGGCACGCGGACGGGATCTTTAATAAAGCCTATAGGAAAGTGCTGGGCCAGTTGTCGGCGAGGAAGTACCTGCATTCTTTGATGGCCAAGCGGGTGGGGTAAGGCATGCCTTCTTGCTTGAggtgccagggagggaggggggaaacgtcGAGGACGCCAGGCTTAAGGGGCTTTCCACCGAGGAGTAGCATGGGTAGAACGGCGTACAAAAAATATTCTTGCTAAATAAAAGCTAGCGGTGCTAGCAATATCAGACCTCATTAAATCCTATTTGGATTTAAATCCTCTGACTCAACTGTAAGGGACTCAACTGACCCTCCTGTTAAGATTAGGCCGAGATGCCAGCCGGCTATCCTACAGATgttgtgtgcttttttaaaaaaagcacacttGGTATGTGGATCGAGCTGCCTGCCTCCCCAGGGATCCATAAAGAGCCCTGCCGAAATCGACCCAGGTTTGGCCATTTCCACCAACGAGGCTTTTATACACTGCATTCTTAAACGCGTGGATGCAAATCCCCTTTACAATTGGTAGCCGGCCCACAAGGAGAGGTCCGGTCTCTGCCCTAGCAAAGACAAAGTCCCGCGGCACAATACAGGCTGTCATCTTATGGGTGCCCCAGGATTCTTTATCGTCCTCCCTCTCCATACGGTTGGAGTCTGGGTACGAAGTAGCTGAAAATTGAAGTCGCTGCGGCTCCCGAGGAAAGAGGGACCGCAGAAAGAGCACTTTCGGAATGCAACTCGCAAAACGTTTGTTCCAGAGTAGTCCtagggctatttatgcatggaaggttttccTATGGATtcgccgctctgtagatgcacattttccccatccgaattctcaaaactctacaggggGGCTTACTGTTCATTTTTAAGagtctggatgggggaaatgtgcatctagagaggggcaaatccaaggcaaaccctcccatgcatacgTGGCCTTCAAAGCATTGGGGCTGCGCTTGGGAAGGGCTGGATGTCTCTGGTTTGCAGCCTGCCATCGGTGGGGGGACTGCATAATGTTGCGCTATAATCAGCGCAAGGCGGGCCCAGGTCCCAAAGCGGGGGGTTTCATGTGACACAGCCGGCTCCCCTCCCttcgtccccctccccctccccctccccctccccctccccctccccctccccctccccggctgACAGAATGAAAAGGTGCCCTGACAAGCGCCGATGATAAAGACCTCGTCAGTGTACAGGTTACTTCTCTGCACATTTAACCCCAAGCCCGGGGAGGACGATTAAATGAATCGTTTCCATCTGCGACGAAAGACACCCTTGCAACGAAGGACACTCTCGATCTCTGgagtgatggggggtggggatgaaaagggggaaaaaaagcaccTACtcaccccccctccgccccccccctctGGTTTAAAACCAAACCTCTTAGCCGGATGCCCAACCGGCTGGAGTATCAGCAGAAGGCAACGTTTTAATAAAGCCCATGGGGAAATGGATTACACAATTTCGGAATGAATAATTCATGCCGGGGAGAGATCGTCTCCCCGACTGTCGGCTTGTATTATGATCAGATTGCAACTTCCGCAACGTGTGTAGACAGCCTTTGTTTCTTTCAGGAAGAACCCGCCATTgctttctctgcccccctttcccgGTTTACGTGTTGCTTTCCCTATTTGAAGGCGGGGGCATCAAAACACACCAAACAAAACCTTAGGTAGTCCGTTCACTTATGGGAAATTctgtgaataataataatgatgatgataatgataatagtACTAGTAGTATTTGTAGTTCAAATTGgcgcaggggaagggctgtgactcagtggtagagaatctgcttgacatgcagaaggtcccaggttcaatcccgggcatctccccTTAAAGGGACTAGTGCAaatagatgatgggaaagacctcagcctgagaccctggagagccgctgccggtctgagtagacaatactgactttgatggaccaagggtctgattcagtataaggcagcttcatgggttcatgtgaagGGCCCTGAGCAGCCCAAGGCCAAAAGGACTCCGatgaaaggggaaggagaggctAGACCAAGCCGCCTCTCTTGCTTATAAACTGCTGGCTGAATCCATTCCCAGCTGTTGCCTAACAATCGACTCAGGCCGAAACGTGGCCAGTGGCCGGTCCAGGCTCAGCTTCTGGGACCCTGCATAGCTCCAGCCAGCCCAAGCCTGGGCGGCCCTTTGCCATTCCAgcgctggaggcggcggccgTCATCAGCGCCTGCCGCCGCTGCAGCAGAGACGCCCGCGGTTGCTTCCCTGTCTGACTCCCTGTTCGCTCTCCTTTCTCTTGCAGCGGGGCCAGCGGCCTGGAGGACGACTCGGAGCCGCTTTCCAAGAGGCACTCGGACGGCATCTTCACAGACAGCTACAGCCGCTACCGAAAACAAATGGCTGTCAAGAAATACTTGGCAGCGGTCCTGGGGAAAAGGTATAAACAAAGAGTTAAAAACAAAGGACGCCGAGTAGCCTATTTGTAGCGATGAGTTCCCAAACGCTCCTGTGTAAACAAACGCCCCGAAAAAGAAAATATATCCGAGAGAGGACCCCCCTTGCCCCCACCAAAAAAGGTCATTTCCAAACTGACTGATCAATCACCGCTCCTGTGTTACCCAAACATGTATTTATGTATGAAGTAAAGCCATTAAATGGATATTTTGATAATaatattgtttttcttttgtacaaaaaaaattaaacaaatttaAGAATAAGCACTAGAGAAACGCACAGATCTACTTTGTGGaccaatccttaaaaaaaaatcggatTAGAATCTAT
Coding sequences:
- the ADCYAP1 gene encoding pituitary adenylate cyclase-activating polypeptide isoform X2; translation: MCSKALLVLLIYGLVMHCSVYCSPAAGLQYPALRLEDEMYDEDGNTLPDYGFDSDPIGMGDPSSMLDDMYTLYYPPEKRHADGIFNKAYRKVLGQLSARKYLHSLMAKRVGGASGLEDDSEPLSKRHSDGIFTDSYSRYRKQMAVKKYLAAVLGKRYKQRVKNKGRRVAYL
- the ADCYAP1 gene encoding pituitary adenylate cyclase-activating polypeptide isoform X1, with the translated sequence MCSKALLVLLIYGLVMHCSVYCSPAAGLQYPALRLEDEMYDEDGNTLPDYGFDSDPIGMGDPSSMLDDMYTLYYPPEKRHADGIFNKAYRKVLGQLSARKYLHSLMAKRVGSGASGLEDDSEPLSKRHSDGIFTDSYSRYRKQMAVKKYLAAVLGKRYKQRVKNKGRRVAYL